In Mycolicibacter virginiensis, the DNA window TGACCGACACCATTGTCCCGGACTTCCCGCTGACGAATAAGAGCTTCAATCTGTCCTACGCGGGAAACGATCTATAGCGTCTCAGCGCAGAGACCCTGTATGTCAGGATATTTGACATGGATGACGTGGACGTTGCTCCGCTGGGCTACCTGCTGTACCGGGTCAGCTCGGCGCTGCGCCCCCAGGTGACCGCGGTACTCGGGCCGCTGGGGCTGGCGTTGCCCGAATTCGTCTGCATGCGGGCGCTGTCGTTGCGTCCCGGGCTGTCCAGCGCCGAACTGGCCCGGCACACCGGCGTCACCCCGCAAGCCATGAACACCGTGCTGCACCGGTTGGAGAACCGCGGCGCGGTCAGCCGCCCGGAGTCGGTGCCGTCCGGGCGCGCGCTGCCGGCGAACTTGACCGAGGCCGGCCGGGATCTACTGAAGCAGGCCGAAGATGCCGTACGCGTCGCCGACGGTCGGGTGCTGGCTGCGCTGAGCGCGGCCGAGCAGCACCGGCTGCGGCAGATGTTGGAGCGAATCGGCGTCGAGTGACTACGCCCCGCTCGCGATCGTGCGCCAGGGTTTGGCGGCCTCCAGTTCGTAGGCCAATTCCAGCAGCCGGGCGTCCTGCCCGATGGGGGCACTGAACATCATGCCCACCGGCAATCCGGCCGTAGATTCGGCCAACGGCAGCGAGATCGCCGGTTCACCGGTGGCATTCTGCAACGGCGTGAATGCCACCCAGTCCATCAGCCGGTCGATGATCTGCTCATAGCTGGCCGTGGGGTCCAGGTGTCCCACCCGCGGCGTCTCGTGTGCCAGCGTCGGAGTGAGCACGACGTCATAGTCGCCGTACAACCGTGAGGTGTGCCGCCGCCGCACGGACGCCAGGCGGGCGACAGCCAGCGGTAGCCGGTAGAGGTGGCGGGTGGCATGGCGATCCAACCCGAGTGTCAGGTTGTCCAGCCGGGTGCGATCGAAGGTGGGGCCGAACATGCGTCGTCCACCCCTGACCAATGCCGTCGCCAAAAACGCCCAGTAGAGCAGGAAGTCATCGGCGAAGTGCGCCGGCACCGGTGGCCGGTCGAGATACTCGACGCGGTGCCCCAGCTCCTCGAGCAACGCCGCCGTCTTCAACGTCAGTTCGCGGATCTCTGCCGACGTCTCGCGCGCGATCGACTGGGTGATCACCGCCACCCGCAGGCGCTGAGCACCCGGTGCCCGGATGTCACCGATCGGCGGCAGTTTGGTGTTGCGCGAGATCCGTTCGGCCTCCGCGTAAAAGGCGGCGGTGTCGCGCACCGAGCGGGTCACCACCCCGTTGAAGACGATCCGCACCGGCATGGCACGCAAGTCCTTGTCCAACGGCAGTCGGCCGCGCGACGGCTTGAGCCCGACCAGTCCGTTGCAGGCCGCGGGAATGCGAATGGACCCGCCGCCGTCGTTGGCGTGCGCGATCGGGACCACCCCGGCAGCGACGAAAGCCGCCGAGCCCGACGACGACGCCGCCGCGGTGTAGTCGGTGTTCCACGGGTTGCGTACCGCGCCGATCCGCGGATGCTCGGCCGAAGCGCTGAAGCCGAACTCGCTCAATTGGGTCTTGCCCAGCGGAATCAGCCCGGTGCTGCGATAGAGCTTGGCGAAGGCCCCGTCGGCCGCGGCCGGGTGGGGTTGCCAGGCATCGGTGCCCTGCATGGTCGGCATCCCGGCGACGTCGACGTTGTCTTTGATAAATGTCGGAACGCCTTGGAAGAAGCCCGAATGTCCGGTGCCGACGCTGCTCTGGCGGGCGTTCGCCCGCGCGCGGTCGAACGCCCGGTAGGCCAGCGCGTTCAGCTGCGGATTGACCGCTTCGGTGCGGGCGATCGCGGCATCGACCAACTCGGCGGGCGACACTTCGCCCGATCGCAGGCGTTCAACCAGGCCGACCGTGTCCGAGTGACCGAGCGCGTCGTCGCCAAAGGCGTGCACAAGTTGCATGCCGGTGACCTTATCCGACGGACCACGTGAGTCCGTGACGCCCAAACGAAAATCACCGCCAGGCCCGAGTCACGGGCACTGGCGGTGATTTTCGTACGAAGGGGGCTAGGACTGTCCGACCTCGAACCGCGCGAAACGGGTCACGGTCACGCCGGCCTCCTCGAGCAGCGCCTTGACGCTCTTCTTCGAGTCGGAAACCGACGACTGCTCCAGCAGCACCACGTCCTTGAAGAAGCCGGTGACCCGGCCTTCGACGATCTTGGGCAGGGCAGCCTCGGGCTTGCCCTCCTCCTTGGCCGTCTCTTCGGCGATGCGACGCTCGTTGGCCACCAGGTCGGCGGGAACGTCGTCGCGGCTCAGGTACTTGGCCTTGAGCGCGGCGATCTGCAGTGCCACCGCGTGGGCCGCGTTGGTGTCCGAACCGGTGTACTCGACCAGCACACCCACCGCCGGCGGCAGGTCGGAGGCCCGCTTGTGCAGGTAGGTCTCCACGGTGCCGTCGAAGTAGGCGACCCGGCGCAGTTCGAGCTTCTCGCCGATCTTGGCCGACAGCGCCTCGATGGCCTCACCGACGGTGCGGTCACCGACCTTGGCGCTCTTGAGCTCCTCGACATCGGAGGTCTTGGCCGCCGCGGCGGCGGTGACGACCTCTTCTGCGAGGGCCTTGAACTCGTCGTTCTTGGCGACGAAGTCGGTCTCGGAGTTCAGCTCGATGAGGGCGCCGCCCTTGGCAGCGACCAGACCTTCGGCGGTGGCACGCTCGGCGCGCTTGCCGACGTCCTTGGCGCCCTTGATGCGCAGCACCTCGACGGCCTTGTCGAAGTCGCCGTCACTCTCGGCCAGCGCGTTCTTGCAGTCCATCATGCCTGAGCCGGTGAGCTCCCGAAGCCGCTTAACGTCGGCAGCGGTGTAGTTCGCCACTGTGGTGTGCCTTTCCTACGATGCGTCGGTGGTGGTTTCGGTGCCGGCAGCTGCGGCGTCGGCGTCAGGCGCCGCGGTGGTGGCGCCCGCCAGCAGCTCCTGCTCCCATTCGGCCAGCGGCTCAACCGCTTCGGCCGCAGCCTTGCCCTCGCCGTTGCCCTGACCTGCGCGGGCCTGCAGCCCCTCGGCCACCGCGGAGGCGATGACCTTGGTCAGCAGCGCTGCCGAGCGGATCGCGTCGTCATTGCCCGGGATCGGGTAGTCGACCAGGTCGGGGTCGCAGTTGGTGTCCAGGATCGCGATGACCGGGATACCCAGCTTGCGCGCCTCGCCAACGGCGATGTGCTCCTTGTTGGTGTCGACGACCCAGACAGCCGACGGCACCTTGGCCATGTCGCGGATACCGCCGAGGCTGCGCTCCAGCTTGTTCTTCTCGCGGGTCAGCATCAAGATTTCCTTCTTGGTGCGTCCCTCGAAGCCGCCGGTCTGCTCCATGGCCTCGAGTTCCTTGAGGCGCTGCAGACGCTTGTGCACGGTGGAGAAGTTGGTGAGCATGCCGCCCAGCCAGCGCTGGTTGACGTACGGCATCCCGACCCGGGTGGCCTCAGCCGCGACCGACTCCTGCGCCTGCTTCTTGGTGCCGACGAACATGATGGACCCGCCGTGCGCGACGGTCTCCTTCACGAACTCGTACGCCTTGTCGATGAACGTCAGCGTCTGCTGCAAGTCGATGATGTAGATGCCGTTGCGGTCGGTGAAGATGAACCGCTTCATCTTGGGATTCCAACGACGGGTCTGATGCCCGAAGTGGGCGCCGCTGTCCAGCAGCTGTTTCATGGTTACGACAGCCATGAGTCCATGATTCCTTTTTTGTCGGTTGTCGCCCGGCGTCGGGTGAGGCCGGGCCCTGGTGCCTGCTGAAATGCCGGACCCCTGTTGGGGACCACCCGACATCCGGTTGTGGCGCAGACACGCGAAGTCAGCCCGCATAAGCGAACTGCGCAAATGAGTTTACACGGTTCGAGCGGGTGGTTTAGCAAGCCTCGAGGAACGAGAGGCGAAGCTGGAACCACCCCATGAACCAGGTGCTTTGTCCACAGCGGTGACTGGCCCGTTTCGGGGCCGCCGAGGTGAACTGGCCAGATGCGATGCGCGGCGTTGTTACTGGTCGGAGGCCTTCTGCTGGCCGCGCCGGCGCATGGCGACACGGTTCGGCTGGAGTGGCCGCTGCGGCCGCGCCCGGCGGTGGTGCGGCCCTTCGACGCCCCGCGCCCGGATTGGCAGCGCGGCCACCGCGGTGTGGACCTGGCCGGGGAACCGGGCCAGCCGGTGTATGCCGCCGGTGCGGGCACGGTGGTGTTCGCTGGACGTTCGGGTGGGCAGCCGGTGGTGTCACTGGCCCACCCCGGCGGTTTGCGCACCAGCTACCAGCCGGTGTCGGCGGCAGTCCGCATCGGTCAGCTGGTGGCCGCGGGATCGGTGATCGGCACCTTGGAGCCCGGCCATCCGGGCTGCGCGGCTTGCCTGCACTGGGGCGCGATGTGGGGCCCGGCGTCGCGAGCCGACTACCTCGATCCGTTGGGGTTGCTTGCCTCGACGCCGATCCGACTCAAGCCGGTAGCTGGCGTGAGCGCCGCTACGGCGGGGGCAGTCGACGCAGGAAGTCCAGCATAGCGGCGGTCACGACATCAGGCTGATCTCGTTGGACCCAATGTCCGGCACCGGCAACGACTTTCAGCTCCGCGTGCGGGATCAGCGCGGCGGCCGCTCGTGCGCGGGCGATAGGCACGCCGGCGTCCCGGTCACCGTGGATGATCAGCGTCGGGCACGGCAACGATGCCAGCTGCGCCGTGTAGTCGGTTTTCAGCCGGTTCCAGAGCATCTCGTCGTGCTGCCATTGTTCGAAGGCGGCGAACCCGGGGTGCCGTGCGGCGGAGATGATTTCTGCGATCAGCTCGGGGTTTCGTTGGGCTGGATCACGGATCAGCGATTTGAGGCTCCACGTCAGTGCGGCGCGGTTCGTGGCCATCCAGCGGGTGGCGAGATCCAGCGCGCCGGTGCGCTGCATCGCCCACGCCAGCAGGTGTCGGCCGCCGGCCAGCCGCGGCATCAGCCCGTAGCTGTCCAACAGCATTGCCCCGGTGACCCGTTCGGGCCGGTCCAGCACGTGCCCGATAGTCAGTGCCCCGCCCAGCGACAACCCACCGATGGCGTAGTGATCCAGTCCGAGCTCGTCGATGAGCTCCCCCACGTAGGCAACCAGCCGCTGCTGGGTCACCCGCCAGGTGGGCAGCGGGCTCTTGCCGCAACCCGGGTGATCGGGAGCGATGACACGGAAGCCGCCGGCAGCCAGGCGCGGTCCGACCTCTCCCCAAGACAACTCGGCGCTGTCCGTGCCTCCCCCGTGCAGCAGCACCACGGTCCCGGCCGCCCAGGAGGCGGGATTATCGGGACCAAAGTCAAGATAGGAGATCGTTCCCGACGGCAGTTCGAGTGTTGACCGCACCGTCACGCCCGCGGGTGGGCCTGATCGTGCACGGCACGCAACCGGGCGACGGTGACATGGGTGTAGAGCTGTGTGGTGGCCAGGCTGGAGTGACCGAGTAGTTCCTGCACGATCCGCAGGTCTGCCCCGCCCTCCAACAGATGCGTGGCCGCGGTGTGGCGCAGCCCGTGCGGCCCCATATCCGGTGCTCCCCCGACCGCGGCGACGGTCTGATGCACCACGGTGCGGGCCTGCCGCGGGTCCAGGCGCCCGCCGCGGGCGCCGAGCAGCAGTGCCGGGCCGGACTCCAGCGTCGCCAGCGACGGGCGCCCCCGGCTGAGCCACGCCTGCAGCGCGTCGGCAGCGGGCTCCCCGAACGGCACCGTGCGTTGCTTGTTGCCCTTGCCCACCACCCGCAGCACCCGTCGTGAACTGTCGACGTCGTCGATGTCGAGTCCGCACAGTTCGCTGACGCGCACGGCGGTGGCGTAAAGCAACTCGGCGATCAGTCTGTCCCGCAACGCCAGCGGATCGTTCTGCTGCGCCCCGGATTTGGCAGCAACCATCGCGTCGTGCGCCTGGTCTCGGCGCAGCACCGCCGGCAGCGTCCGGCGCGCCTTCGGCAGTTGCAGGCGGGCACCGGGATCCGATGCCAGCAGCCCACGCCGCGCCGCCCAAGCGGTAAAGGTCTTGACCGTCGATGTGCGGCGTGCCAGGGTGCTGCGCGC includes these proteins:
- a CDS encoding alpha/beta fold hydrolase, with protein sequence MRSTLELPSGTISYLDFGPDNPASWAAGTVVLLHGGGTDSAELSWGEVGPRLAAGGFRVIAPDHPGCGKSPLPTWRVTQQRLVAYVGELIDELGLDHYAIGGLSLGGALTIGHVLDRPERVTGAMLLDSYGLMPRLAGGRHLLAWAMQRTGALDLATRWMATNRAALTWSLKSLIRDPAQRNPELIAEIISAARHPGFAAFEQWQHDEMLWNRLKTDYTAQLASLPCPTLIIHGDRDAGVPIARARAAAALIPHAELKVVAGAGHWVQRDQPDVVTAAMLDFLRRLPPP
- a CDS encoding M23 family metallopeptidase, producing MRCAALLLVGGLLLAAPAHGDTVRLEWPLRPRPAVVRPFDAPRPDWQRGHRGVDLAGEPGQPVYAAGAGTVVFAGRSGGQPVVSLAHPGGLRTSYQPVSAAVRIGQLVAAGSVIGTLEPGHPGCAACLHWGAMWGPASRADYLDPLGLLASTPIRLKPVAGVSAATAGAVDAGSPA
- a CDS encoding tyrosine recombinase XerC, which translates into the protein MDAILDEFDEYLALERGRSDHTRRAYLGDLRSLFGFLADQGHTGIGELSLPLLRSWLAAQAGAGAARSTLARRTSTVKTFTAWAARRGLLASDPGARLQLPKARRTLPAVLRRDQAHDAMVAAKSGAQQNDPLALRDRLIAELLYATAVRVSELCGLDIDDVDSSRRVLRVVGKGNKQRTVPFGEPAADALQAWLSRGRPSLATLESGPALLLGARGGRLDPRQARTVVHQTVAAVGGAPDMGPHGLRHTAATHLLEGGADLRIVQELLGHSSLATTQLYTHVTVARLRAVHDQAHPRA
- the rpsB gene encoding 30S ribosomal protein S2; translation: MAVVTMKQLLDSGAHFGHQTRRWNPKMKRFIFTDRNGIYIIDLQQTLTFIDKAYEFVKETVAHGGSIMFVGTKKQAQESVAAEATRVGMPYVNQRWLGGMLTNFSTVHKRLQRLKELEAMEQTGGFEGRTKKEILMLTREKNKLERSLGGIRDMAKVPSAVWVVDTNKEHIAVGEARKLGIPVIAILDTNCDPDLVDYPIPGNDDAIRSAALLTKVIASAVAEGLQARAGQGNGEGKAAAEAVEPLAEWEQELLAGATTAAPDADAAAAGTETTTDAS
- a CDS encoding amidase, which codes for MQLVHAFGDDALGHSDTVGLVERLRSGEVSPAELVDAAIARTEAVNPQLNALAYRAFDRARANARQSSVGTGHSGFFQGVPTFIKDNVDVAGMPTMQGTDAWQPHPAAADGAFAKLYRSTGLIPLGKTQLSEFGFSASAEHPRIGAVRNPWNTDYTAAASSSGSAAFVAAGVVPIAHANDGGGSIRIPAACNGLVGLKPSRGRLPLDKDLRAMPVRIVFNGVVTRSVRDTAAFYAEAERISRNTKLPPIGDIRAPGAQRLRVAVITQSIARETSAEIRELTLKTAALLEELGHRVEYLDRPPVPAHFADDFLLYWAFLATALVRGGRRMFGPTFDRTRLDNLTLGLDRHATRHLYRLPLAVARLASVRRRHTSRLYGDYDVVLTPTLAHETPRVGHLDPTASYEQIIDRLMDWVAFTPLQNATGEPAISLPLAESTAGLPVGMMFSAPIGQDARLLELAYELEAAKPWRTIASGA
- a CDS encoding MarR family winged helix-turn-helix transcriptional regulator, with the protein product MDDVDVAPLGYLLYRVSSALRPQVTAVLGPLGLALPEFVCMRALSLRPGLSSAELARHTGVTPQAMNTVLHRLENRGAVSRPESVPSGRALPANLTEAGRDLLKQAEDAVRVADGRVLAALSAAEQHRLRQMLERIGVE
- the tsf gene encoding translation elongation factor Ts; translated protein: MANYTAADVKRLRELTGSGMMDCKNALAESDGDFDKAVEVLRIKGAKDVGKRAERATAEGLVAAKGGALIELNSETDFVAKNDEFKALAEEVVTAAAAAKTSDVEELKSAKVGDRTVGEAIEALSAKIGEKLELRRVAYFDGTVETYLHKRASDLPPAVGVLVEYTGSDTNAAHAVALQIAALKAKYLSRDDVPADLVANERRIAEETAKEEGKPEAALPKIVEGRVTGFFKDVVLLEQSSVSDSKKSVKALLEEAGVTVTRFARFEVGQS